The Chryseobacterium suipulveris genome window below encodes:
- a CDS encoding S9 family peptidase yields the protein MRRVFLFMAMALFSAGAVAQTKSTKAASGEVPIIDRSIFFGNPEISGGQLSPDGKFISFMKEYNGIMNIWVKKFDEPFDKARRLTNLERPTGGYFWTEDGKYILYVKDKGGNENYNAYAVSPTAAADAKTGIPESRNLTPFDDARVQIYMVSKKDPNVMMIGLNNRDAKWHDLYKVEINSGKLTKLNENTDRISGWIFDWDEKPRLALRNPEDGSTEFLSVGNDGKFTKIYSVSPLESAYPLAFTKDNSRVYVETNKGAETDLTKLVLMDPKTGAATDFEQDPLKKVDLSSASFSNLTKELNYTSYFDEKPRIYFKNKKMEADYNFLKSKFPGAEIAIASQTKDERKWLFTAHGDTKVSTVYFFDRDSKKITEQYTPRPKLKPYEQYLSPMTPITYKSSDGLVIPAYLTLPKNVEAKNLPLLVFPHGGPWARSYWGFNSYAQLFANRGFAVLDPNFRGSTGYGKKFLDAGNLQWGKLMQDDITWGVKDLVAKGIVDPKRVAIMGGSYGGYATLAGLTFTPDLYAAGVDIVGPSNLFTLLATIPPYWEAGRKIFTLRMGDESTEEGKKLLTQASPLFHAKNIKAPLMIIQGANDPRVKQPESDQIVIALRDLKRDVQYILAEDEGHGFAKPVNNMAMIAAAEKFLAKYIGTRYQAEMPDDVAKRLKEMTVDINTVKLAEKVDVKVPASLPALSGDFSAGTYNYDANIAVMGQNIKMDVTRTVKKDGNNWVVLDEATSPMGKMSDEVTFGKNFEPVKRNVVQGPVTMAMTKNGNEVKISAMGKEIPVQLAGAYLSEGAGADMILARLPLKEGYTTSFYTVDLMTMKPKTWILKVEGKEKIKGIDTWKVVETNAENPAEKMTLWIDPARKIAVKTEAVLPAMNNAVMTSELK from the coding sequence ATGAGACGAGTCTTTTTATTCATGGCGATGGCGCTGTTTTCAGCAGGTGCAGTTGCGCAGACTAAATCAACGAAAGCTGCTTCCGGAGAAGTCCCAATTATCGACCGAAGCATTTTCTTCGGCAATCCCGAAATTTCCGGTGGGCAACTAAGTCCGGACGGAAAGTTCATTTCGTTTATGAAAGAATATAACGGAATCATGAACATCTGGGTAAAAAAATTCGACGAACCTTTCGATAAGGCACGTCGATTGACCAACCTTGAAAGACCAACCGGAGGATATTTCTGGACTGAAGACGGGAAATATATTCTTTACGTAAAAGACAAAGGCGGTAACGAAAATTACAATGCCTATGCAGTTTCACCGACTGCAGCTGCGGATGCGAAAACAGGAATCCCCGAAAGTAGAAATCTCACTCCTTTCGACGATGCAAGAGTCCAAATCTATATGGTGAGCAAGAAAGATCCAAACGTAATGATGATCGGGCTTAACAACCGCGATGCGAAATGGCATGACCTCTACAAAGTTGAAATCAATTCCGGAAAACTGACCAAACTCAACGAAAATACCGACAGAATCAGTGGCTGGATTTTTGACTGGGACGAGAAACCACGGCTCGCTCTCAGAAATCCTGAAGACGGTTCTACAGAGTTTCTTTCCGTAGGAAACGACGGGAAATTCACCAAAATCTATTCGGTTTCCCCGTTAGAATCGGCTTATCCGCTTGCATTTACAAAAGATAATTCCAGAGTATACGTGGAAACCAACAAAGGTGCAGAAACAGACCTTACGAAATTGGTACTCATGGATCCGAAAACGGGAGCAGCTACCGATTTCGAACAAGACCCACTGAAGAAGGTGGATTTGTCTTCCGCTTCATTCAGTAACTTGACCAAGGAACTGAACTACACTTCCTACTTCGACGAAAAACCGCGCATCTATTTCAAAAACAAAAAAATGGAAGCCGACTACAATTTTCTGAAGTCAAAATTCCCGGGAGCTGAAATCGCGATTGCAAGCCAAACGAAAGACGAGCGCAAATGGCTCTTCACCGCGCACGGCGACACCAAAGTTTCCACAGTTTATTTCTTCGACAGAGATTCCAAAAAAATCACCGAGCAATATACACCTCGTCCGAAACTGAAACCTTATGAGCAGTATTTAAGCCCGATGACACCGATCACCTACAAAAGTAGCGACGGACTTGTAATTCCTGCCTATCTGACTTTGCCTAAAAATGTCGAGGCCAAGAATTTGCCGCTTCTGGTTTTCCCTCACGGCGGACCTTGGGCGAGAAGTTATTGGGGGTTCAACTCCTATGCGCAACTTTTTGCAAACAGAGGATTTGCAGTTCTTGATCCTAACTTTAGAGGGAGTACCGGTTACGGCAAAAAGTTTCTTGATGCCGGAAATCTTCAGTGGGGCAAACTCATGCAGGACGATATTACTTGGGGCGTAAAAGATTTGGTTGCCAAAGGAATTGTGGATCCGAAACGTGTGGCGATTATGGGCGGAAGCTACGGTGGTTACGCAACTTTGGCGGGGCTTACCTTTACTCCTGACCTTTATGCAGCCGGAGTTGACATTGTAGGACCAAGTAACCTGTTCACGCTTCTTGCAACAATTCCTCCGTATTGGGAAGCAGGACGAAAAATCTTCACCCTAAGGATGGGCGACGAAAGTACGGAAGAAGGCAAAAAACTCTTAACACAGGCAAGTCCGCTTTTCCATGCTAAAAATATTAAGGCACCTTTAATGATTATTCAGGGAGCAAACGACCCACGAGTAAAACAGCCGGAAAGCGACCAAATCGTGATTGCATTGAGAGATTTGAAACGCGATGTGCAGTACATTCTCGCCGAAGATGAAGGACACGGATTTGCAAAACCCGTAAACAATATGGCGATGATTGCAGCGGCAGAAAAGTTTTTGGCAAAATATATCGGAACCCGTTATCAAGCGGAAATGCCGGATGACGTTGCAAAACGACTGAAAGAAATGACCGTTGACATCAACACCGTAAAACTTGCAGAAAAAGTGGACGTAAAAGTTCCGGCATCTCTTCCTGCGTTGAGCGGCGACTTCTCGGCGGGTACATATAACTACGATGCAAATATCGCAGTGATGGGACAAAACATCAAAATGGACGTGACCAGAACTGTGAAAAAAGACGGAAACAACTGGGTAGTTCTGGATGAAGCCACTTCACCTATGGGAAAAATGAGTGACGAAGTAACTTTTGGTAAAAATTTCGAACCTGTGAAACGTAACGTCGTTCAAGGACCAGTAACGATGGCAATGACGAAAAACGGTAACGAAGTAAAGATCAGCGCAATGGGTAAAGAAATTCCTGTACAGCTTGCCGGAGCTTATCTAAGTGAAGGAGCGGGTGCAGATATGATTCTTGCAAGACTTCCACTGAAAGAAGGATATACAACAAGTTTCTATACGGTCGATCTGATGACGATGAAACCGAAAACGTGGATCCTGAAAGTGGAAGGAAAAGAAAAGATCAAAGGTATCGACACTTGGAAAGTGGTAGAAACCAATGCTGAGAATCCGGCAGAAAAAATGACTCTGTGGATTGATCCTGCAAGAAAAATCGCGGTAAAAACAGAAGCGGTACTACCAGCAATGAACAATGCGGTGATGACTTCTGAACTGAAGTAA
- a CDS encoding DUF1801 domain-containing protein, producing the protein MTIPADSIKEYLEKVPEERRSAFKKLFETIAENLPEGFETGLSYGMIGWDVPLKTYPAGYHCTPGKPLPFMGMASQKNFIALYHMGIYANPELYDWFVAEYPKHSKRKLDMGKSCIRFKKPDEIPLELIAELAKKMSPENWVSMYKKMLNKEK; encoded by the coding sequence ATGACAATTCCTGCAGACAGTATAAAAGAATACCTTGAGAAAGTCCCTGAAGAAAGAAGATCCGCTTTCAAGAAGCTCTTCGAAACGATTGCCGAGAACTTGCCGGAAGGTTTTGAAACCGGTTTATCTTACGGGATGATTGGTTGGGATGTGCCGCTCAAAACTTATCCAGCGGGTTATCACTGTACACCGGGGAAACCGCTTCCGTTTATGGGAATGGCTTCGCAGAAAAACTTTATCGCGCTTTATCACATGGGAATTTATGCAAATCCTGAACTTTACGATTGGTTTGTCGCAGAATATCCAAAACATTCGAAAAGAAAGCTGGATATGGGAAAATCCTGCATCCGTTTTAAAAAGCCGGACGAAATTCCTCTTGAATTGATCGCAGAATTGGCAAAGAAAATGTCACCCGAAAACTGGGTTTCGATGTATAAGAAAATGCTAAACAAGGAAAAGTAA
- a CDS encoding L-threonylcarbamoyladenylate synthase: protein MEKLIETLKSGGTLLYPTDTIWGIGCDATNVDAINKIFEIKKRDKTKSMIILVESEKRLQDLVDVPEMAWEIIDLSEKPVTIIYDSPRGLPKELLAEDGSIGIRLVKTEFLKKLISKLNKPLVSTSANLSGDRSPMKFSDISKEIINAVDVVADEDHDKVSEYSGSSVIRVWNDGRIKVIRE from the coding sequence ATGGAAAAACTCATTGAAACATTAAAATCCGGCGGAACCCTACTCTATCCTACCGACACCATTTGGGGAATTGGTTGTGATGCCACAAATGTAGATGCCATCAACAAAATTTTCGAAATCAAGAAGCGGGATAAAACCAAGTCAATGATTATTCTCGTGGAAAGCGAAAAGCGGCTTCAGGATTTGGTGGATGTTCCCGAAATGGCGTGGGAAATCATCGACCTTTCCGAGAAACCTGTCACCATTATTTATGACAGTCCGAGAGGTTTGCCAAAGGAACTTCTTGCAGAGGACGGAAGCATCGGAATCCGGTTGGTAAAAACAGAATTCCTGAAAAAACTGATCTCGAAACTCAACAAACCATTGGTTTCTACTTCCGCCAATCTGAGCGGTGACAGATCGCCGATGAAATTTAGCGACATTTCCAAAGAAATTATCAACGCAGTTGATGTAGTTGCCGATGAAGATCACGACAAAGTTTCCGAATATTCCGGCTCATCCGTGATTCGCGTTTGGAACGACGGGAGAATTAAAGTGATTAGGGAGTAA
- a CDS encoding transposase — protein sequence MPFIKIYFHIVFSTLNKKPFLNSKELRISVWKHIKENAKKKNIFIDMVNGYREHCHCLVSLGSDQTIEKVVQLIKGECSHWINKNNLTTEKFSWQDEYLAVSVSESHIERVRNYIKKQEEHHTLKSFSEEYDQFINHYGFRILK from the coding sequence ATGCCATTTATCAAAATTTATTTTCATATTGTTTTCTCAACTTTAAACAAAAAACCTTTCCTTAATTCAAAAGAATTACGAATCTCGGTGTGGAAACATATCAAGGAAAATGCAAAGAAGAAAAATATTTTCATCGACATGGTTAATGGTTACCGAGAGCATTGTCATTGCCTCGTTTCTTTAGGTTCCGACCAAACTATAGAAAAAGTGGTACAACTGATCAAGGGCGAATGCTCACACTGGATTAACAAAAACAATCTGACAACAGAAAAATTTTCTTGGCAAGATGAATACTTAGCTGTTTCAGTTTCTGAATCTCACATAGAAAGAGTGAGAAATTATATCAAAAAACAAGAAGAGCATCATACTTTGAAATCATTTTCAGAAGAATATGATCAGTTTATCAATCATTATGGTTTTAGGATTCTGAAATAG
- a CDS encoding DinB family protein: MTEFQKYIQRYLDLIPTQNWLEQMEITGSETELFYRELTEKQADFAYAEGKWSLKVLLQHLIDSEKIFHYRALRFSRNDKTELPGWDEEPYGKNNNVSRYELHELVNEFSWARNLTISFFSKLDPETLQRKGIANGNEISVETLGKLIVGHNIHHLNIIKERYIPLLND; the protein is encoded by the coding sequence ATGACCGAGTTTCAAAAATACATCCAGCGTTACCTCGACCTTATTCCTACCCAAAATTGGTTGGAGCAGATGGAAATCACAGGTAGCGAAACCGAGCTTTTTTACCGTGAGCTTACCGAAAAACAAGCCGATTTTGCTTATGCAGAAGGAAAATGGAGTTTAAAGGTTCTTCTGCAACATCTTATTGATTCCGAGAAAATCTTCCATTATCGGGCACTCCGTTTTTCCAGAAATGACAAGACTGAACTTCCCGGTTGGGATGAAGAACCGTACGGTAAAAACAACAACGTTTCCCGTTACGAATTGCATGAGTTGGTTAACGAGTTTTCCTGGGCGAGAAATCTGACCATCAGTTTTTTCAGCAAACTTGACCCTGAAACTCTTCAAAGAAAAGGAATTGCAAACGGGAATGAGATTTCTGTAGAAACCCTCGGAAAATTAATTGTGGGCCACAATATTCATCATTTGAACATTATTAAGGAGCGGTATATCCCTTTGCTCAATGATTAA
- the dusB gene encoding tRNA dihydrouridine synthase DusB → MIKIGNIELPKFPLLLAPMEDVSDPPFRRLCKMHGADLMYSEFISSEGLIRDAMKSRKKLDIFDYERPVGIQIFGGDEEAMALSAKIVETVNPDLVDINFGCPVKKVVCKGAGAGVLKDIDLMVRLTKAVVNSTHLPVTVKTRLGWDTETINIMEVAERLQEAGIKALTIHARTRSQMYKGEADWDFISKVKNNPNIEIPIFGNGDVDSPEKALEYRQKYDCDGIMIGRGAIGYPWIFNEIKHFFETGEKLPAPTITQRLEAVRQHAEWSTEWKGERLGLIEMRQHYSNYFRGIPHFKEWRMKFLEVFTLEEMDQVIAEADSFYRENTFV, encoded by the coding sequence ATGATAAAAATCGGCAATATAGAACTGCCTAAATTCCCTTTGCTGCTCGCACCGATGGAGGATGTGTCGGATCCGCCTTTTCGTCGGCTGTGCAAAATGCATGGTGCAGATTTGATGTATTCTGAATTTATTTCTTCGGAGGGTCTGATTCGCGATGCAATGAAGAGCCGAAAAAAACTCGACATCTTCGATTACGAACGACCCGTCGGAATTCAGATTTTTGGCGGGGATGAAGAAGCGATGGCACTTTCTGCAAAAATTGTCGAGACGGTAAACCCCGATTTGGTGGACATAAATTTTGGATGTCCGGTAAAAAAAGTCGTATGCAAAGGAGCAGGAGCAGGTGTCTTGAAAGATATCGATTTGATGGTGCGGTTAACGAAAGCAGTGGTCAATTCCACTCATCTTCCAGTGACGGTGAAAACGCGTCTCGGTTGGGATACGGAAACCATCAACATTATGGAGGTTGCCGAACGTTTGCAGGAAGCGGGCATCAAAGCTTTGACCATTCACGCAAGGACCCGTTCGCAAATGTATAAAGGCGAAGCGGATTGGGATTTCATTTCTAAAGTAAAAAACAATCCCAATATTGAAATTCCGATTTTCGGAAACGGAGATGTAGATTCCCCAGAGAAAGCCCTTGAATACAGACAAAAATACGACTGCGACGGAATTATGATCGGTCGTGGCGCCATCGGTTACCCGTGGATATTTAACGAAATCAAACATTTTTTTGAAACGGGAGAAAAATTGCCAGCACCGACCATTACCCAACGATTGGAAGCAGTTCGGCAACATGCAGAATGGAGCACCGAATGGAAAGGTGAAAGACTCGGATTGATTGAAATGCGACAACATTACAGTAACTACTTCCGCGGAATTCCTCATTTCAAAGAATGGCGAATGAAGTTTTTGGAAGTTTTCACCCTTGAAGAAATGGATCAGGTAATTGCCGAAGCCGATTCTTTTTATCGGGAAAATACTTTTGTATAA
- a CDS encoding DUF3575 domain-containing protein, producing MKKFILFLAVCLFSYANSQVKASEDQKKLYAKANAVFLPIGVVNAGIEHQLSNKWTMQEEIFISPWKSFAGKYAQVYMGGVEGRYYFKEAFKHWYIGGNIHFARYKFQKYNYWTDEPYQYEPHSPIYITSNLYQDGYAIMVGATVGYQWQINDNWNLDLFVGGGHSEGFYKGFDKVSGARYDTDPTREYNRSGEWVPYKGGLMISYRLK from the coding sequence TTGAAAAAGTTCATTTTATTTCTTGCGGTTTGCCTGTTTTCGTACGCGAATTCCCAAGTAAAAGCTTCCGAAGATCAAAAAAAATTATATGCAAAAGCAAATGCAGTCTTTTTGCCAATTGGAGTAGTGAATGCTGGAATTGAACACCAGTTAAGTAACAAGTGGACAATGCAGGAAGAAATCTTTATTTCTCCATGGAAGTCTTTTGCAGGGAAATATGCGCAAGTTTACATGGGCGGAGTTGAAGGAAGATATTATTTCAAGGAAGCTTTCAAACATTGGTATATTGGCGGAAATATTCATTTTGCCAGATATAAATTCCAAAAATACAATTATTGGACTGATGAACCCTACCAGTATGAACCCCACTCACCGATTTACATCACGTCAAATCTTTACCAGGACGGTTATGCTATAATGGTGGGCGCAACTGTTGGTTATCAATGGCAAATTAATGACAACTGGAATTTGGACCTATTCGTAGGAGGTGGGCATTCCGAAGGATTTTATAAGGGTTTCGACAAAGTCTCGGGTGCGAGATATGATACGGATCCCACAAGAGAATACAACCGCAGTGGAGAATGGGTTCCCTACAAAGGAGGTTTAATGATTTCTTACCGACTGAAATAA
- a CDS encoding thioredoxin family protein has protein sequence MKKILLLITLVISLAVFGQESIDFQNTGFKEILAKAKKEKKLVFMDAYATWCGPCKLMEKNIFPQKSVREYYNANFINSRFDMEKGEGREIARKYGIRSYPSFLFLNGDGEVVMKSYGYMDENQFLSLAKEANNPKLKSGSYKEQFEKGENDPEFLMNMIRLYAESDYELAKKASERFFAGKKEPLTREDVGLLLYFLKSPTDPNYKIFTERKNEIANVMSEDVYNQFDVNIKLSKVMENSVDQKTGIINDGYFMTNAVPLVGKTEAETALNRLKVIYYPNIGNFGGYEKAALEYYKKSENFDPEELLKAAWLFSEHIDNKESLAKASEWAEKSVIKSETSENTYILAKLYSKIGKTENAKMYAELSMHLAETQGKDASLAKKLLENLK, from the coding sequence ATGAAAAAAATCCTTCTGTTGATTACGCTCGTTATTTCACTTGCAGTTTTTGGGCAGGAAAGTATCGACTTCCAGAATACCGGATTCAAAGAAATTTTAGCAAAAGCAAAGAAAGAAAAGAAATTGGTTTTCATGGATGCGTATGCTACTTGGTGCGGTCCGTGCAAACTGATGGAAAAAAATATCTTTCCCCAGAAATCGGTAAGAGAATACTACAACGCCAACTTCATCAATTCAAGGTTTGACATGGAAAAAGGTGAAGGACGGGAGATTGCGCGAAAATACGGGATCCGCTCTTATCCATCATTTCTTTTTCTGAACGGCGATGGCGAGGTGGTAATGAAGAGTTACGGCTATATGGACGAAAACCAGTTCCTCTCGCTCGCAAAAGAAGCCAACAATCCCAAATTAAAAAGTGGTTCATACAAAGAGCAATTCGAAAAAGGTGAAAACGATCCGGAATTCCTCATGAATATGATCCGCCTCTATGCCGAAAGCGATTATGAACTTGCGAAGAAAGCTTCCGAGAGGTTTTTTGCCGGAAAAAAAGAACCACTCACACGAGAAGATGTAGGATTGCTGCTTTATTTTCTAAAGTCACCTACCGATCCCAACTATAAAATTTTCACAGAGCGGAAAAATGAAATTGCAAACGTGATGTCGGAAGACGTTTATAACCAGTTTGATGTAAACATTAAGCTATCTAAAGTAATGGAGAATTCTGTAGACCAGAAAACAGGTATCATCAACGACGGGTACTTCATGACAAACGCTGTTCCACTTGTCGGCAAAACCGAAGCAGAAACCGCACTCAACCGTTTGAAAGTTATTTATTATCCGAATATCGGGAACTTTGGCGGTTACGAAAAAGCTGCTTTGGAATATTACAAAAAATCGGAAAACTTTGATCCGGAGGAACTTTTGAAAGCAGCATGGCTGTTCAGTGAACATATCGACAACAAGGAATCTTTAGCAAAGGCATCGGAATGGGCAGAAAAATCTGTCATAAAATCTGAAACCTCAGAAAACACCTATATTCTAGCAAAGCTTTATTCTAAGATTGGAAAGACCGAAAACGCCAAAATGTATGCAGAACTCTCCATGCACCTTGCTGAAACTCAGGGAAAAGACGCTTCTTTAGCAAAAAAATTACTTGAAAATTTAAAATAA
- a CDS encoding glutamine--tRNA ligase/YqeY domain fusion protein, translated as MEEEKKSLNFIEQIIEEDLANGLDTSKLRFRFPPEPNGYLHVGHTKAICINFGLGEKYGAPVNLRFDDTNPEKEEQEFVDSIKADIDWLGFKYDKELYASDYFDQLYDWAVQMIKEGKAYVDEQSSEEITAQRKNPFEEGIESPYRNRPTEESLELFERMKNGEFEEGAMSLRAKIDMKSPNMNMRDPVMYRILKRPHHRTGDKWKIYPMYDWAHGQSDYIEQISHSLCSLEFENHRPLYDWYLDQVYDESKVRNKQREFARMNVSYMITSKRKLQRLVTEGVVTGWDDPRMPTISGMRRLGFTPTSIKNFIERVGVAKRENLIDIQLLEFFVREDLNKISTRVMAVVDPVKLIIENYPENGEEWLETENNPEDENAGTREIPFSRELYIEREDFKEEANNKFFRLKLGGEVRLKSAYIIKAERVDKDENGEIKTIYATYDPKSKSGSGTEESLRKVKGTLHWVSAKHAIPVEVRIYDRLFTTAQPDAEKETDFMEFINAESLKTVQGFAEPSLKNAEVGEHYQFQRMGYFTKDRDSSEEKIVFNRTVTLKDGYKPE; from the coding sequence ATGGAAGAAGAAAAAAAATCACTCAACTTTATTGAGCAAATCATAGAAGAAGATCTCGCAAACGGACTGGATACTTCCAAGCTCCGATTCCGTTTTCCGCCGGAACCCAACGGTTATCTGCATGTGGGACACACCAAAGCAATCTGCATTAATTTTGGTCTGGGCGAAAAATATGGAGCGCCGGTAAATCTGCGTTTCGACGATACCAATCCCGAAAAAGAAGAACAGGAATTCGTGGATTCCATCAAAGCCGATATCGACTGGCTCGGTTTTAAATATGATAAAGAACTTTACGCTTCCGACTATTTCGACCAGCTCTACGATTGGGCGGTTCAGATGATTAAGGAAGGGAAAGCTTATGTTGACGAACAATCTTCCGAAGAGATTACTGCGCAAAGAAAAAACCCTTTCGAGGAAGGAATCGAATCTCCTTACAGAAACCGACCAACAGAAGAAAGTCTGGAACTTTTCGAAAGAATGAAAAACGGCGAGTTTGAAGAAGGCGCAATGTCTTTGCGGGCAAAAATCGATATGAAGTCGCCGAACATGAACATGCGTGATCCTGTGATGTACAGAATCCTAAAAAGACCGCACCACCGAACCGGCGACAAATGGAAAATCTATCCAATGTATGATTGGGCACATGGACAAAGCGATTATATCGAACAGATCTCACACTCACTTTGTTCTTTGGAATTTGAAAACCACAGACCGCTCTACGATTGGTATCTGGATCAGGTTTATGATGAATCCAAGGTGAGAAACAAGCAGCGGGAATTTGCGAGGATGAATGTTTCCTACATGATCACTTCAAAAAGAAAACTGCAGCGTTTGGTTACTGAAGGAGTTGTTACAGGATGGGACGATCCAAGAATGCCAACGATTTCAGGGATGAGAAGATTAGGTTTTACACCGACGTCCATTAAGAATTTTATCGAAAGAGTGGGAGTTGCAAAGAGAGAGAACCTGATCGATATTCAACTTTTGGAGTTTTTTGTGCGTGAAGACCTCAACAAAATTTCTACAAGAGTGATGGCGGTAGTTGACCCGGTAAAACTCATCATCGAAAATTATCCAGAAAACGGAGAAGAATGGCTCGAAACCGAAAACAATCCCGAAGACGAAAACGCTGGAACCCGAGAAATCCCTTTCAGCAGGGAGCTGTATATCGAAAGAGAAGATTTCAAAGAGGAAGCTAACAATAAATTTTTCCGCTTGAAACTGGGTGGAGAAGTTCGTTTGAAATCCGCCTACATCATCAAAGCTGAAAGAGTGGACAAAGACGAAAATGGCGAGATTAAGACCATTTACGCAACCTACGATCCGAAATCAAAATCCGGAAGCGGAACCGAAGAAAGTTTGAGAAAGGTTAAGGGAACACTGCATTGGGTTTCTGCAAAGCACGCAATACCAGTGGAAGTAAGAATCTACGACCGGCTTTTCACCACCGCGCAACCGGATGCAGAAAAGGAAACCGACTTTATGGAATTCATCAATGCAGAAAGTTTGAAAACAGTTCAAGGATTTGCGGAACCAAGTTTGAAAAATGCAGAAGTTGGCGAGCATTACCAGTTCCAGAGAATGGGGTACTTTACCAAAGACCGTGACTCGTCGGAAGAGAAAATTGTTTTCAACAGGACAGTTACGCTGAAGGACGGCTACAAACCAGAATAG
- a CDS encoding response regulator gives MPITVAIVEDDRHYSNALKKILEADPEMNCVAQFFDGKSALADLKRYEPNVVLMDIRLPNMYGYDIVYNLATEMENTQFIMCTSFDDDENIFKSLKAGATGYLVKGDSMDKIIASIKEVYNGGAPMSFSVAKRVLQYFREERKVFELDSLTNTEKEILDMLAQGLLYKEIADKKTVSIDTVKKHIGHIYRKLHVSNKIEAINLLRGKN, from the coding sequence ATGCCCATCACCGTCGCAATAGTAGAAGATGACCGCCATTACAGCAACGCGCTGAAGAAGATTCTGGAAGCTGATCCGGAAATGAACTGCGTTGCCCAGTTTTTTGACGGTAAATCTGCATTGGCAGACTTGAAACGGTATGAACCAAATGTGGTTTTAATGGACATCCGACTGCCCAATATGTATGGATACGATATTGTGTACAACCTCGCAACAGAAATGGAAAATACACAGTTTATCATGTGTACCAGTTTTGACGATGATGAAAATATTTTTAAATCACTCAAAGCCGGCGCAACCGGTTATCTCGTAAAAGGCGACAGTATGGATAAAATCATCGCGTCCATCAAAGAAGTTTACAACGGCGGTGCTCCCATGAGTTTTTCGGTGGCAAAAAGGGTTCTGCAATATTTCAGAGAAGAAAGAAAGGTTTTTGAGCTCGACTCACTTACCAATACTGAAAAAGAAATTCTCGATATGCTTGCGCAAGGTTTGCTTTATAAAGAAATTGCGGATAAGAAAACTGTCTCCATCGACACGGTGAAAAAGCACATCGGACACATCTACCGGAAACTACATGTCAGCAATAAGATTGAGGCAATCAACCTTTTACGGGGAAAAAATTAA